In Mycoplasma suis str. Illinois, a single window of DNA contains:
- a CDS encoding DJ-1/PfpI family protein, whose translation MSKIVRIGILAANGIEDMEFIIPFDIWRRAKFVVETISCEVKNNATLHYSNMKITTNFKLKLTNLEQYDVLFFPGGPAFRAYLSPPATAKDLSESKLHTTIKKFYKNPDKWLVSICAAPISMLSILERELHPDTKFTCYNEPKLIGDYSKLWIDKPIVIDHERKFITAQAASCATQLAFLVVELFCGREEATKLAKTILYDYVSPLDSSN comes from the coding sequence ATGTCTAAGATAGTTAGAATCGGAATCTTAGCCGCAAATGGCATTGAGGATATGGAATTCATTATTCCATTTGATATCTGAAGAAGAGCTAAGTTTGTAGTAGAAACAATTTCTTGTGAAGTTAAGAATAATGCAACTTTGCATTATTCAAATATGAAGATTACTACAAACTTCAAATTAAAGCTGACTAATTTAGAACAATATGATGTATTGTTCTTCCCTGGTGGTCCAGCTTTTAGAGCTTATTTGTCGCCTCCAGCGACAGCTAAAGACTTGAGTGAATCAAAGCTACACACAACAATTAAAAAGTTTTATAAAAACCCAGATAAATGATTAGTTTCTATATGTGCAGCTCCTATTTCTATGCTTTCTATCTTGGAAAGAGAGCTGCACCCAGACACTAAATTTACTTGCTATAACGAGCCAAAACTAATTGGAGATTACTCCAAGCTTTGAATTGATAAGCCAATAGTTATTGATCATGAAAGAAAATTTATAACTGCTCAAGCAGCTAGTTGCGCTACACAACTAGCTTTCTTAGTAGTTGAACTGTTCTGCGGAAGAGAAGAAGCTACTAAGTTAGCTAAAACTATTCTTTACGATTACGTTTCTCCTTTAGATTCTTCTAATTAA
- a CDS encoding DUF3713 domain-containing protein: MLFFRKLILLAILGGGAGIPIAKAVGTPEEKIEMTEYESTLKRWRNILASVPGDNETEKVSLLFSRNLTTFSENTISNVVKQLLMEWIIKIWQNPEGFHPISQKLNKFFFYYHFHYWKTKNDLDDFSWNLVKNFFTDFFFGEKGWFLLSQFGDFREFVFQEWLKKEKPFSVYEWNIKYSSDGQGEKTFSSENYRSISKSTNKDYLWPKFGENSKYREFMTNLKNSKPMEFNKQFRKKLLTISELQKISDGRKLATYLHLLNLSSNGFSKDIIDEFDLTKSNSQDVLQNPLLLFLEKLPKNNQSSQTQEQNKHCLLVEKSVFDDNFWKKIPVKNGGSNGADQACLYGIREIKTGFISGVNKIFASREADGINFYYIPRNNKLNSQYLSIDSMDKEIKDQVIDFLSNNFEKTFFKYLLSKSSSNSSFSFKLTLNNGTKTEEWSFKEYFEKHKEIFKLINEYLDQLYWVGNIKKFSTNLSSIYKEVPTSFKVHSPQTDSDSSDSSDSSQENEKMILLKPTDGLFSPHPFKRKIDTSEESSEEEIKFESLRRKRRSSESQKENNGSSERKNDGFYVNLFSPFMKETDIYSLEEKANDLKEKLKGESKSELLKISSLEETFKNEPLQRAQLEKLSENKSLIMNTLFLEKIRELFSKQNNENPEESSISELISSFSKFLEENLKNNEESEESEESDQDNNGDKWSKIINHTFFLNSWLNLPTEERSIFGSYKKSNEDSEEEGQEEGSENEKNLNPLITKSKNSWVLRNYYLSDGAYESNSKSNQELLSYLYSIYWLTKDKNKNLSKLINHIFSQSSNKNAYLVWLKEIDQKKIEELTKEEEGDYSQKIKILPSSFVSELPTDLQNPLLLGEMQLSKDKEEKNQEKSFHSNKTIFTAKAAKKNVSEEKEREGDMKLSGFLGLIGPKFSTREIPEELRQAIFDKFWNSNSYKNTNFSSEKSDEEGESSQQNSQILEGLFFEDNWKTKLENNSDLKELLGALHLKRKLKKYLNIEDPIRPTSTLLQALHSYHEQHKSNEEFDVDYWTIEELKKKISEVLEQDNNQQVQVAEGQRQEGQQSPLDTKNLYRMWNRFSGFLQTGVQNKSPYIFTIDKGGQKKNYLTFLYQVNQFDFEEENIGKLKENLSEETVDLLISLLASSKEAREWIYNNELVRQLNT, encoded by the coding sequence ATGCTATTTTTTAGAAAACTAATACTCCTCGCTATATTGGGGGGAGGGGCCGGAATCCCTATAGCTAAAGCTGTTGGGACTCCAGAAGAAAAAATAGAAATGACAGAATATGAATCAACGCTTAAGCGTTGAAGAAATATTTTGGCTTCTGTTCCTGGAGATAATGAAACGGAAAAAGTTTCACTTCTATTCTCTAGAAACTTAACTACATTCTCGGAAAACACAATTTCGAATGTAGTTAAGCAATTACTTATGGAGTGAATTATCAAAATTTGGCAGAATCCCGAGGGATTCCACCCAATATCTCAAAAACTAAATAAGTTTTTCTTTTACTACCACTTTCATTATTGGAAAACTAAGAATGATTTAGATGATTTTTCCTGAAATCTAGTAAAGAATTTCTTTACTGATTTCTTCTTCGGGGAAAAAGGTTGATTCTTGTTATCCCAATTTGGAGATTTCAGAGAATTTGTGTTTCAAGAATGACTGAAAAAGGAAAAACCTTTTTCAGTTTATGAGTGAAATATTAAATATTCTTCGGATGGACAAGGTGAAAAAACCTTTTCTTCCGAAAATTACAGAAGTATTAGTAAGAGTACCAATAAAGATTATTTGTGACCTAAATTTGGAGAAAACTCCAAATATAGGGAATTTATGACGAATCTTAAAAATAGTAAGCCTATGGAATTTAATAAGCAATTCCGAAAGAAATTGCTTACTATCTCAGAACTTCAAAAAATATCAGATGGAAGAAAGTTAGCAACTTATCTCCATCTTTTGAATTTGAGTTCTAATGGATTCTCAAAAGACATTATTGACGAATTTGACTTAACTAAGTCAAATTCTCAAGATGTTCTTCAAAACCCACTACTTTTGTTCTTGGAAAAATTACCTAAAAATAATCAATCATCTCAAACACAAGAGCAAAACAAGCATTGTTTGCTAGTTGAAAAATCAGTCTTTGATGATAATTTTTGGAAGAAAATCCCAGTTAAGAATGGAGGAAGTAATGGGGCAGATCAAGCATGCCTTTATGGAATAAGAGAAATTAAGACAGGATTCATATCCGGAGTTAATAAGATCTTTGCCTCAAGAGAGGCAGATGGAATTAATTTCTATTACATTCCTAGAAATAATAAATTAAATTCTCAATATTTATCCATTGACTCAATGGATAAAGAAATTAAAGATCAAGTTATTGATTTCCTAAGCAATAACTTTGAAAAAACATTCTTCAAATATCTTCTATCTAAGAGTTCTTCAAATTCAAGTTTTTCTTTCAAACTAACTCTCAATAATGGAACTAAAACTGAAGAATGAAGTTTCAAGGAATACTTTGAAAAACACAAAGAAATATTTAAGTTAATTAATGAATACTTAGACCAACTTTACTGAGTTGGAAATATAAAGAAATTCTCAACTAACCTTTCATCAATTTATAAGGAAGTTCCAACTTCCTTTAAAGTTCACTCACCACAAACTGATTCAGATAGTAGCGATAGCAGTGATAGTTCACAGGAAAATGAAAAGATGATTCTTTTGAAACCTACAGATGGACTATTTAGTCCTCACCCATTTAAGAGAAAAATTGATACTTCCGAAGAATCTTCGGAAGAAGAAATTAAGTTTGAATCTCTAAGAAGAAAGAGAAGAAGTTCAGAATCTCAAAAAGAAAATAATGGATCATCAGAAAGAAAAAATGATGGTTTTTATGTAAATCTATTTAGTCCTTTTATGAAGGAAACAGATATATATAGTTTGGAGGAAAAAGCTAATGACTTAAAAGAAAAACTTAAGGGAGAAAGTAAATCTGAACTTCTAAAAATCTCTTCACTAGAAGAGACTTTCAAGAATGAGCCACTTCAAAGAGCTCAATTAGAAAAATTATCAGAGAATAAGTCTCTAATAATGAATACCTTATTCCTAGAAAAAATAAGAGAATTGTTTAGCAAGCAAAATAATGAAAATCCTGAAGAAAGTAGTATTTCAGAATTAATTTCAAGTTTTTCCAAATTCTTGGAAGAAAACTTGAAAAATAATGAAGAATCAGAAGAAAGTGAGGAATCTGACCAAGACAATAATGGAGATAAATGAAGCAAAATAATTAATCACACTTTCTTCCTAAATAGTTGGCTAAATTTGCCAACTGAAGAAAGATCTATATTTGGGAGCTACAAAAAATCTAATGAAGACTCTGAAGAAGAAGGGCAAGAGGAAGGATCTGAAAATGAAAAAAATTTAAATCCTTTAATTACTAAATCTAAGAACTCCTGAGTTCTTAGAAATTATTACTTAAGTGATGGAGCTTATGAAAGTAACTCCAAAAGCAATCAAGAGTTACTTTCTTATCTTTACTCTATTTATTGACTAACTAAAGATAAGAACAAAAACCTATCTAAATTAATCAATCATATATTTAGTCAAAGTTCAAACAAGAATGCTTATCTTGTTTGATTGAAAGAAATTGACCAAAAGAAAATAGAAGAATTAACAAAAGAAGAGGAAGGGGATTACTCCCAAAAAATAAAGATTTTACCTTCTTCTTTTGTTAGTGAATTACCAACAGATTTGCAAAACCCATTGTTATTGGGCGAAATGCAATTGTCTAAAGATAAGGAGGAAAAAAATCAAGAAAAAAGTTTTCACTCCAATAAAACAATCTTTACAGCTAAAGCTGCAAAAAAGAATGTTTCTGAAGAAAAGGAAAGAGAAGGTGATATGAAATTAAGTGGATTCTTAGGCCTTATAGGGCCTAAGTTTTCAACTAGAGAAATTCCAGAAGAATTAAGACAAGCAATTTTTGATAAATTCTGGAATTCAAACAGCTATAAGAATACTAATTTTTCATCAGAAAAATCTGATGAAGAAGGAGAATCATCTCAGCAAAATAGTCAAATTCTAGAAGGTCTTTTCTTCGAAGACAATTGAAAAACTAAGTTAGAAAATAATTCTGATTTGAAAGAGCTCCTAGGAGCTCTTCACTTAAAGAGAAAACTTAAAAAATATCTAAATATAGAAGATCCAATTAGACCTACTTCAACATTGCTACAAGCTCTTCATTCCTATCATGAACAACATAAAAGTAATGAAGAGTTTGATGTTGATTATTGAACAATTGAGGAATTAAAGAAAAAGATTTCAGAAGTTTTGGAACAAGATAATAATCAACAAGTTCAAGTTGCAGAAGGTCAACGACAAGAGGGACAGCAATCCCCTCTTGATACTAAAAATCTATATAGAATGTGAAATAGATTTTCTGGATTCCTGCAAACAGGAGTCCAAAACAAATCACCTTATATATTCACAATTGATAAAGGAGGTCAAAAGAAAAACTATTTGACTTTCCTTTATCAAGTAAATCAATTTGACTTTGAAGAAGAAAATATTGGAAAACTAAAAGAAAATTTGTCAGAAGAAACAGTTGACCTTTTGATTTCACTTCTAGCTTCCAGCAAGGAAGCTAGAGAGTGAATCTACAACAACGAACTAGTAAGACAACTTAATACTTAG